One genomic window of Polyangiaceae bacterium includes the following:
- a CDS encoding ferritin-like domain-containing protein, whose product MAAARSKRAPARKRAPTKSRTPPASDRVRHEWLRRVEAEYRSAAITQELSLWLIRVAVSPDLILDGLRIVKDELKHAELSHEVHAAGGGREPPHIVRDSLGLPRHVQDPLEHDVLRATVEIFCLGETVAVRLFRELRSRATVPAARRALDRILRDEVRHRDFGWTMLEWLSEQPMGDELISLTRRELPAMFGRLRSAYAPRGAEKETNLPDAERAWGLMPMASYGRILDQVFERDYLPRFARFGIDAGQAWAAS is encoded by the coding sequence ATGGCCGCCGCACGGTCGAAGCGCGCGCCGGCGCGGAAGCGTGCGCCCACGAAGTCTCGTACACCGCCCGCGTCGGATCGAGTTCGCCACGAGTGGCTACGTCGCGTGGAAGCCGAATATCGCTCCGCCGCCATCACGCAAGAGCTGTCACTGTGGCTGATTCGCGTGGCGGTGAGTCCCGACTTGATTCTCGACGGCCTGCGCATCGTCAAGGACGAACTCAAACATGCGGAGCTGAGCCACGAAGTCCATGCCGCGGGCGGCGGTCGCGAGCCGCCTCACATCGTGCGGGATTCCCTGGGGCTTCCTCGGCACGTCCAAGACCCCTTGGAGCACGACGTGCTGCGCGCCACGGTGGAGATCTTCTGCCTCGGCGAAACCGTTGCTGTGCGGCTGTTCCGAGAGTTGCGTAGTCGTGCCACGGTGCCGGCCGCGCGCCGCGCACTCGATCGCATCTTGCGCGACGAGGTGCGCCACCGGGATTTTGGCTGGACGATGCTGGAGTGGCTCAGCGAACAGCCCATGGGCGACGAACTCATCAGCCTGACACGCAGAGAGCTGCCAGCGATGTTTGGTCGACTGCGCAGCGCCTACGCTCCGCGAGGCGCGGAGAAAGAGACGAACCTCCCCGACGCCGAGCGTGCGTGGGGGCTGATGCCCATGGCGTCCTATGGCCGCATTCTCGATCAGGTGTTCGAACGCGACTACCTGCCACGCTTCGCTCGCTTTGGCATCGATGCCGGCCAAGCCTGGGCTGCCAGTTGA
- a CDS encoding proprotein convertase P-domain-containing protein, with protein MRQYSIFLLLSLSLAGCSSEDGGGGSKPIVDNNTPLSDVDALFQDAPTNGKMDELGKADAVYPKQFFDLVQEQSPVRSQASRGVCSIFATVALMEHLYLKEGSTPNPDFSEQYLQWSVKSQHGAFTNTEGSNARSNLEAINKYGIPAEAAWPYQTTRWNASNDPDCAGGDSQPVKCYTNGEPPDSAKSAQQFFLPTGRWINSKEKSIKAHMTSKRQGAIVGLTFYYQAWNHGGSALRTSNELWRGGWVPAPNDKDKTESLKKRAGHAILLVGWDDDAEIQPIDAEGNPAVDANGDPIKEKGFFIFKNSWGTDRFGVDNPHGRGYGYISYKYVEQEGTVYASDLPKLEPAVEVCNDGKDNDHDGDADCADSDCSTDSACTGSGKTYSASPGAAIPDNSSSGVSSDIVVTDTGAISALSVSVDISHSYVGDLIVKLVRQGGGEIVLHERDGGSANDLKKTYSVTAFDGQDAAGTWTLVVADRAKTDTGTLNSWSLDITTCSGAGCGSAAQTYDNTTSQGIPDNDNTGISSDISVADAGAIKSLNVTVAIDHPAKGDLNVRLQKLGLTEVQLVEADASSGAFGTRTFSVPTFVGEESSGTWRLIVSDVAGGDLGTLQSWSMEIKR; from the coding sequence ATGCGCCAGTACTCGATTTTCCTGCTCTTGTCGCTTTCTCTCGCCGGCTGTTCCAGTGAAGACGGGGGCGGCGGCTCCAAGCCAATCGTGGACAACAACACGCCGTTGTCCGACGTCGACGCCCTATTTCAAGACGCACCCACGAACGGCAAGATGGACGAACTGGGCAAGGCCGATGCGGTCTACCCCAAACAGTTCTTCGATCTGGTGCAGGAGCAATCTCCGGTACGCAGCCAGGCCAGCCGCGGGGTGTGCTCGATCTTCGCCACCGTCGCGCTGATGGAACACCTGTACCTCAAGGAAGGGTCGACCCCGAACCCCGACTTCTCGGAGCAGTACCTGCAATGGTCGGTGAAGAGTCAGCACGGGGCATTCACCAACACCGAGGGCTCGAACGCACGCAGCAACCTCGAGGCCATCAACAAGTACGGCATCCCGGCTGAAGCCGCTTGGCCCTACCAGACCACGCGCTGGAACGCATCCAACGACCCGGACTGCGCTGGCGGCGACAGCCAGCCGGTCAAGTGCTACACGAATGGCGAGCCGCCGGATTCGGCAAAGAGCGCGCAGCAGTTCTTCCTCCCCACCGGGCGCTGGATCAACTCCAAAGAGAAGAGCATCAAGGCGCACATGACGTCGAAGCGTCAGGGTGCGATCGTGGGGCTGACCTTCTACTACCAAGCCTGGAATCACGGCGGGTCCGCGCTTCGGACCAGCAACGAGCTGTGGCGCGGAGGCTGGGTCCCGGCCCCCAACGACAAGGACAAGACCGAGAGCCTGAAGAAGCGCGCCGGGCACGCGATCTTGTTGGTGGGCTGGGATGACGACGCTGAAATTCAACCCATCGACGCCGAAGGCAACCCCGCGGTCGATGCCAACGGCGACCCCATCAAAGAGAAGGGCTTCTTCATCTTCAAGAACTCCTGGGGCACGGACCGATTCGGCGTGGACAACCCCCACGGCCGGGGCTACGGCTACATCAGCTACAAGTACGTCGAGCAAGAGGGCACGGTCTACGCCAGCGACCTGCCGAAGCTCGAACCCGCCGTCGAGGTCTGCAACGACGGCAAAGACAACGACCACGACGGCGACGCGGACTGCGCGGACTCGGACTGCAGCACCGACAGCGCGTGCACCGGCAGCGGCAAGACCTACTCGGCCAGCCCGGGCGCCGCGATTCCCGACAACAGCAGCTCCGGCGTGTCCAGCGACATCGTCGTCACGGATACCGGCGCCATCTCCGCGCTTTCGGTCAGCGTCGACATCAGCCACAGCTACGTTGGCGATCTCATCGTCAAGCTGGTGCGCCAAGGCGGCGGCGAGATCGTGCTCCATGAGCGCGACGGCGGCAGCGCCAACGACCTGAAAAAGACCTACAGCGTCACTGCTTTCGACGGCCAAGACGCGGCGGGAACCTGGACGCTCGTGGTCGCCGATCGCGCCAAGACGGACACGGGGACGCTCAACAGCTGGTCCCTGGACATCACCACCTGCAGCGGAGCGGGCTGCGGTAGCGCTGCGCAGACCTACGACAACACCACCAGCCAGGGTATCCCGGACAACGACAACACCGGCATCAGCAGTGACATCTCCGTCGCGGACGCCGGCGCCATCAAGTCCCTCAACGTCACGGTCGCCATCGATCACCCTGCCAAGGGCGATCTGAACGTGCGGCTGCAGAAGCTCGGGCTCACGGAGGTGCAGTTGGTGGAGGCCGATGCATCCAGCGGCGCTTTCGGTACTCGCACCTTCAGCGTACCCACCTTCGTGGGCGAGGAATCCTCTGGC
- a CDS encoding ABC transporter ATP-binding protein, translating to MIEIRDLYKFYGDRRAVGPLNAQIDKGQIVGLLGLNGAGKTTTLRILSCDLLPTSGSVTVGGVDVVESPHEIRKRVGYLPDTPPVYPEMTIAEYLAFAARLRGVPRADLLSRVGEAMELTETVQEAETPIFALSHGYRQRVGIAQAIVHKPELVVLDEPISGLDPVQIVEMRDLVRSLGGDHTVVVSSHILSEISETCDRIFVMRDGEIVASGSEAELSRRLLKGMRIEARLRSGSALQAGVDAVRGLSGVVSADLEAAESDAEVRLLVVGERDLRAEVARGLVQAGCELLELSRGERELETVFLELSRGGDAPRPRKKRKRKKTTAEEAQSS from the coding sequence GTGATCGAGATCCGAGACCTCTACAAGTTCTATGGGGACCGACGCGCCGTCGGCCCCTTGAACGCGCAAATCGACAAGGGCCAGATCGTCGGCCTGCTGGGGCTCAACGGAGCTGGCAAGACGACGACTCTGCGCATTCTTTCATGTGATCTGCTCCCCACCAGCGGGAGCGTCACCGTGGGGGGCGTCGACGTCGTCGAGTCACCCCACGAGATCCGCAAGCGCGTCGGCTACCTTCCCGACACCCCGCCGGTGTACCCGGAAATGACCATCGCGGAGTACCTGGCTTTTGCCGCACGACTGCGAGGCGTGCCGCGCGCGGACCTGCTGTCCCGCGTCGGCGAGGCCATGGAGCTGACGGAGACCGTGCAGGAGGCGGAGACGCCGATCTTCGCCCTGTCCCACGGCTACCGTCAGCGCGTGGGCATTGCGCAGGCCATCGTGCACAAGCCTGAGCTCGTCGTGCTGGACGAACCGATCTCCGGTCTGGACCCCGTGCAGATCGTGGAGATGCGCGATCTGGTGCGCAGCCTCGGCGGCGATCACACCGTGGTCGTGTCCAGTCACATCCTGTCCGAAATCAGTGAGACCTGCGACCGGATCTTCGTGATGCGCGATGGTGAGATCGTGGCCAGTGGGAGCGAAGCCGAGCTGTCCCGTCGGCTGCTCAAGGGCATGCGCATCGAGGCCCGGCTCCGCTCCGGTAGTGCGCTGCAGGCCGGAGTCGACGCCGTGCGCGGATTGAGCGGGGTGGTCAGCGCGGACTTGGAGGCAGCGGAGAGCGACGCCGAGGTTCGCTTGCTAGTGGTTGGCGAGCGTGACTTGCGGGCAGAAGTGGCCCGCGGACTCGTTCAAGCCGGCTGCGAACTCTTGGAACTGTCCCGAGGCGAACGCGAGCTGGAAACAGTCTTCTTGGAGCTATCTCGGGGCGGTGACGCGCCAAGGCCGCGCAAGAAACGCAAGCGGAAGAAGACGACAGCGGAGGAGGCGCAATCGTCATGA
- the queG gene encoding tRNA epoxyqueuosine(34) reductase QueG, whose product MTDEAVHAFPPRADCSAQVSGDLASVALCRAAELGFAAAGIGSAQEFTTAGKHLEHWLAANHEGELHYLRDLGRADPRNLMPGAKSYVAVALAYPRAQDWKELRRHETSVPLPAAIARYAQGADYHRVIKDRLWEIARSVADAANAMVHARICSDTAPLLEREAARLAGLGFIGKSGMLIVPGVGTNVLLGVILLDMELAATPLVPGGCGECTACLDACPTSAFVGPYDLDARRCVSYLTIENLGPIPRELRPGIGNRVFGCDVCQDVCPYNASPLPLPWAAEFTPHPRRIEPDLLALLHQTSGDNRRLVKRSALRRAGRSQLRRNAAVALGNRRAPAALEPLARVLGDDTSPLVRAHAAWALGQIGGERAEAALTRAASDPDPDVRREVADALLTLRAKRR is encoded by the coding sequence GTGACGGACGAGGCGGTGCACGCCTTCCCGCCCCGAGCGGATTGCAGCGCGCAGGTCTCCGGTGATCTCGCCAGCGTCGCGCTCTGCCGCGCCGCCGAGCTCGGGTTCGCCGCTGCGGGCATCGGCAGCGCCCAGGAGTTCACGACCGCGGGCAAGCATCTCGAACACTGGCTCGCAGCAAACCACGAAGGTGAGCTTCACTACCTGCGAGATCTGGGTCGCGCCGACCCGCGCAACCTGATGCCGGGCGCCAAGAGCTACGTCGCGGTTGCGCTGGCCTACCCGCGCGCGCAAGACTGGAAAGAGCTTCGTCGGCACGAGACGTCGGTACCGCTGCCGGCGGCCATCGCGCGCTACGCGCAAGGCGCCGACTACCATCGCGTGATCAAAGACAGACTGTGGGAGATCGCGCGCTCCGTTGCAGACGCGGCGAACGCCATGGTCCATGCCCGCATCTGCAGCGACACCGCACCTTTGCTCGAGCGCGAGGCCGCGCGCCTCGCAGGTCTGGGTTTCATCGGCAAATCCGGCATGCTGATCGTCCCGGGAGTGGGCACGAACGTGTTGCTCGGAGTCATCTTGCTCGACATGGAGCTAGCCGCGACACCCCTTGTGCCTGGCGGCTGCGGCGAGTGCACCGCGTGCCTGGACGCCTGCCCCACCTCCGCTTTCGTCGGGCCCTACGATCTGGATGCGCGCCGCTGCGTTTCCTATCTCACGATCGAGAATCTGGGCCCCATCCCCCGGGAGCTGCGCCCGGGTATCGGCAATCGTGTCTTCGGCTGTGACGTGTGCCAAGACGTCTGCCCCTACAATGCGTCCCCCCTTCCCCTCCCCTGGGCCGCTGAATTCACGCCTCACCCTCGACGCATCGAGCCCGATCTGCTCGCGCTCTTGCATCAGACGTCCGGCGACAATCGGCGACTGGTGAAGCGGAGCGCGCTACGGCGCGCCGGGCGCAGCCAACTGCGGCGCAACGCCGCGGTGGCCTTGGGCAATCGGCGCGCACCGGCTGCCCTCGAACCGCTGGCTCGCGTGCTCGGCGACGACACCTCCCCGCTGGTGCGCGCCCACGCGGCGTGGGCCCTGGGTCAGATCGGCGGCGAGCGCGCGGAAGCCGCGCTGACCCGTGCCGCCAGCGACCCAGATCCCGACGTGCGCCGTGAAGTCGCCGACGCGCTCTTGACGCTCCGTGCGAAGCGCAGATAG
- a CDS encoding sulfatase-like hydrolase/transferase gives MTYAPRPLALGSTRALDRAAVFQAAALLTGVAFVAADAFRRAGGRYLPAGNHFIFAPLLYLLVSAAVGAALWALVELFLRTTRRFAPRRRLLAACASLALSIGVAVVPVARSTFSGAKAAAMARWAVPTMCAAVALGWVLTLLLVHWALRRVESGRSKLSVTLALATLAVGGGLTYVDLTVYVALYARLHALLESFAALAWFNAFLVLVSAWVLPWPRSRRVLRGLALLPPAWLLLYAALRPARVAVDRGLKHVWLEPAYVGRVLGRVQSMQTFLANPRGWRGAELSRMDELKERFDLATTALDPSWDEPHRTSPAVQKQLAALRPERPLSIVVFYVDTLRYDAATDPSIMPNVAKFSAQSVTFLNAYAAGSDTLRSLPALTGGSYEVGAVRDEDVLRVAERSGMKTAVAMALSANEFLAKLRPSFRFQETLTVEDYARKRTDVWGYGADRATAGPMVDRALDYLRLNKGERFLLWLFNFDQHNWREIESKWVYSAAEKYKVPDEAAMNWRYRVVARAIDAEFGRLLAGIDSLGLRDDVLVLFVSDHGEALGRDGFWVHSIFLWESLVRVPLVMRAPGIEPRVVYEPVSLVDVAPTLTRYMTEKPPTSYHGEDLLLTLIPRRPPRRLPIVMAAASHETLLRVGIRDLRSPYKLVLPLESGAPELYDATDPDPDWVSVADEKPEKTLELLGQLVRSPVFPRSKADLDVREQARQAVETSRR, from the coding sequence ATGACCTATGCTCCGCGGCCGCTCGCCTTGGGTAGCACTCGCGCACTCGACCGTGCGGCCGTATTCCAGGCCGCGGCCCTGCTGACGGGCGTCGCCTTCGTCGCGGCGGACGCTTTTCGTCGGGCAGGGGGCCGCTATTTGCCAGCGGGCAACCACTTCATCTTCGCTCCGCTGCTCTACCTGCTGGTGAGCGCCGCCGTCGGCGCAGCGCTATGGGCGCTGGTGGAGCTGTTCTTGCGCACCACGAGGCGCTTCGCGCCCCGGCGTCGGCTACTCGCGGCGTGCGCGAGCCTGGCGCTGTCGATCGGTGTGGCAGTCGTGCCTGTGGCGCGCAGCACCTTCTCGGGTGCCAAAGCAGCGGCAATGGCCCGGTGGGCAGTGCCGACCATGTGCGCCGCGGTGGCCCTCGGGTGGGTGCTGACACTGCTGCTGGTCCATTGGGCGCTGAGGCGAGTGGAGTCCGGACGCTCGAAGCTGTCCGTCACCCTCGCCCTCGCGACCCTCGCCGTGGGCGGCGGGTTGACCTACGTCGATCTCACCGTGTACGTGGCGCTCTACGCGCGGCTGCACGCGCTGCTCGAGAGCTTCGCGGCGCTGGCGTGGTTCAACGCATTTCTAGTTTTGGTCAGTGCCTGGGTGCTGCCGTGGCCGCGAAGCCGCCGTGTCCTTCGCGGTCTGGCACTGCTGCCGCCGGCGTGGCTGCTGCTCTACGCCGCGCTGCGCCCGGCGCGAGTGGCCGTGGATCGCGGGCTCAAACACGTATGGCTCGAACCTGCCTACGTGGGGCGCGTGCTCGGGCGAGTGCAGAGCATGCAGACGTTTCTGGCCAATCCTCGGGGTTGGCGCGGCGCCGAGCTGTCCCGCATGGATGAGCTGAAAGAGCGTTTCGACCTGGCCACGACCGCGCTGGATCCGAGCTGGGACGAACCGCACCGGACCTCACCCGCGGTGCAAAAGCAACTCGCCGCGCTGCGACCCGAGCGTCCCCTGTCCATCGTGGTGTTCTACGTCGATACGCTGCGCTACGACGCGGCCACCGACCCGAGCATCATGCCCAACGTGGCGAAGTTCTCTGCGCAGAGCGTGACCTTCCTCAACGCCTACGCAGCCGGTTCCGACACGCTTCGTTCGCTACCTGCGCTCACCGGCGGCTCCTACGAAGTGGGCGCTGTGCGCGACGAGGACGTGCTGCGCGTGGCCGAGCGCTCGGGAATGAAGACGGCAGTAGCCATGGCGCTGTCGGCCAACGAATTCTTGGCCAAGCTGCGGCCGAGCTTCCGTTTTCAAGAGACCCTGACTGTCGAGGACTACGCCCGCAAGCGCACGGACGTCTGGGGCTACGGTGCGGACCGCGCGACGGCGGGACCGATGGTGGACCGCGCGCTCGACTATCTCCGTCTAAACAAAGGCGAGCGCTTCCTGCTCTGGCTCTTCAACTTCGACCAGCACAATTGGCGCGAAATCGAGAGCAAATGGGTCTACTCGGCTGCGGAGAAGTACAAGGTGCCCGACGAGGCCGCGATGAACTGGCGCTACCGCGTGGTCGCGCGCGCCATCGATGCGGAGTTCGGCCGTTTGCTGGCGGGCATCGATTCCCTGGGACTTCGTGACGATGTGTTGGTGCTGTTCGTCAGTGACCACGGTGAGGCGCTGGGGCGCGATGGATTCTGGGTGCACTCCATCTTCCTGTGGGAATCGCTGGTTCGCGTGCCCCTGGTGATGCGAGCTCCGGGCATCGAACCGCGCGTGGTGTACGAGCCCGTCAGCTTGGTGGACGTTGCGCCCACGCTCACGCGCTACATGACGGAAAAGCCGCCCACGTCCTATCACGGCGAGGACTTGCTGCTCACGCTGATCCCGAGGCGTCCCCCGCGACGGCTGCCCATCGTCATGGCCGCCGCCAGCCACGAAACGCTCCTGCGCGTCGGCATTCGCGATCTGCGTTCGCCCTACAAGCTCGTGTTGCCTCTGGAGAGCGGGGCGCCGGAGCTCTACGACGCTACGGATCCAGATCCGGATTGGGTCAGCGTGGCCGACGAGAAACCCGAGAAGACCCTCGAACTCCTGGGCCAACTAGTGCGTTCGCCAGTGTTCCCGCGCTCGAAAGCGGACCTGGACGTGCGCGAACAGGCGCGCCAGGCCGTCGAAACCAGCCGCCGCTGA
- a CDS encoding pre-peptidase C-terminal domain-containing protein produces the protein MKRFIACLILGAGIGAQAGCSSDDNAKPVIEPIDDQVASVGQPKKISVVAHDPDGDKITYRFKSDQSIDASMSQSSGIGIFSWTPVAADVGTHSVDFIADDGKGGVATRTIVIDVKSAVGSATAPVFRQPLGTGTTFPVTDNPSTPECVQLAIEVDDSDTPNVDLGQDGQIIEGSNVQQTAGHEGVWEWCPTQEQKDAKDIYQLVLYADDGENPRVKKDFLIILQKPSKPDCPGAAPTITHTPQDHNSVVDLTIDAQVNDDQGLKFPPQVQYSTTDPGPNPDISKLTQVAMLQIDGDLKSGSWAADIPNPVTQTGGSTQLYYRIVATDNDDAEGSCDHVTNSPDPGFHSITVTNPGGAGGLAVCKACTKDVQCGGAADSCIMVGNKSYCGKSCTGASGCPSDYDCVDVTSVEGAKSKQCVPKSQSCTGGSGGTCTDDSYEENDTRAEVTTSPTLPAGTYQLQSCSDPYWDDDYYPIQINSATQVKISLSSSGSGSNLDLLLFDKDGKEVAASEGSSSNESIDVCLTDPGRYYIAVWEQLQANSAYTLTWSTQGSCSVCVDDSLEDNDTIAQGKTASIASGAYKSPALQVCTWDDDYFKVFLLKDETVHATLKFTQSKSDEDLDLYLYDSSGAMLVGCDEFDILSCDNTNGQSSTSNEKLDYKIPATGQYYVVAHGWEGSENQYDICIDYTSTSKTTNGCPAP, from the coding sequence GTGAAACGATTCATTGCTTGCTTGATCTTGGGCGCGGGCATCGGCGCTCAGGCGGGATGCTCCTCGGATGACAACGCGAAGCCGGTGATCGAGCCGATCGATGACCAGGTCGCATCGGTGGGACAGCCGAAGAAGATCTCGGTCGTCGCGCACGACCCCGACGGCGACAAGATCACGTACCGCTTCAAGAGCGATCAGAGCATCGACGCGAGCATGTCGCAGAGCTCGGGCATCGGCATCTTCTCCTGGACGCCGGTAGCCGCGGACGTGGGAACCCACAGCGTGGATTTCATCGCGGACGACGGCAAGGGCGGGGTCGCAACCCGTACCATCGTCATCGACGTGAAGTCGGCGGTTGGCTCGGCGACGGCCCCCGTGTTTCGCCAGCCGCTCGGCACCGGAACGACCTTTCCGGTCACGGACAATCCCTCGACCCCCGAGTGCGTGCAGCTCGCCATCGAGGTCGATGACTCGGATACCCCCAACGTGGACCTAGGTCAGGACGGCCAGATCATCGAAGGGTCGAACGTTCAGCAGACGGCAGGGCACGAGGGGGTGTGGGAGTGGTGTCCCACTCAGGAGCAAAAGGACGCCAAGGACATCTACCAGCTGGTGCTGTACGCCGACGACGGCGAGAACCCGCGGGTGAAGAAGGACTTCTTGATCATCCTGCAGAAGCCTTCGAAGCCGGATTGCCCCGGTGCGGCGCCGACGATCACGCACACGCCGCAGGACCACAACTCCGTCGTCGACCTCACCATCGACGCCCAGGTCAACGACGACCAAGGCCTGAAATTCCCGCCCCAGGTGCAGTATTCCACCACGGATCCGGGGCCGAATCCCGACATCTCGAAGTTGACGCAGGTGGCGATGCTCCAGATCGATGGCGATCTGAAGAGCGGCAGCTGGGCCGCGGACATTCCCAACCCGGTCACGCAGACGGGGGGCTCCACGCAGCTCTACTACCGCATCGTCGCCACCGACAACGATGACGCCGAAGGCAGCTGTGACCACGTCACCAACTCGCCAGATCCAGGCTTCCACTCCATCACCGTCACCAACCCTGGTGGAGCGGGTGGCCTCGCGGTCTGCAAGGCTTGCACCAAGGATGTCCAGTGTGGCGGGGCCGCCGACAGCTGCATCATGGTCGGCAACAAGAGCTACTGCGGCAAGAGCTGCACGGGCGCGAGTGGCTGCCCGTCCGACTACGACTGCGTGGACGTCACCAGTGTGGAAGGCGCGAAGAGCAAGCAGTGCGTGCCGAAGTCCCAAAGCTGCACGGGAGGAAGCGGCGGCACGTGCACCGACGACTCTTACGAGGAGAACGACACGCGAGCCGAGGTGACCACTTCGCCCACGCTGCCCGCGGGAACCTACCAGCTGCAGAGCTGTTCGGACCCGTACTGGGACGACGACTACTATCCGATCCAGATCAACAGTGCGACGCAGGTGAAGATCTCCCTGTCCTCCAGTGGCAGCGGCAGCAACCTGGACTTGTTGCTGTTCGACAAGGACGGCAAGGAAGTCGCCGCATCGGAGGGCTCCAGCTCCAACGAGAGCATCGACGTCTGTCTGACCGACCCCGGTCGCTACTACATCGCCGTGTGGGAGCAGCTACAAGCCAACTCCGCCTACACCCTGACTTGGTCGACCCAAGGTTCGTGCTCGGTGTGCGTGGACGACAGCCTGGAGGACAATGACACCATCGCTCAGGGCAAGACGGCCAGCATTGCAAGCGGAGCCTACAAGAGCCCAGCGCTTCAGGTCTGCACCTGGGACGACGACTACTTCAAGGTGTTCCTGCTGAAGGACGAGACGGTGCACGCCACGCTCAAGTTCACCCAGAGCAAGAGCGACGAGGACTTGGACCTGTACCTGTACGACAGCAGCGGCGCGATGCTGGTCGGTTGCGACGAGTTCGACATCTTGAGCTGTGACAACACCAACGGTCAGAGCAGTACTTCCAACGAGAAGCTCGACTACAAGATTCCAGCCACGGGGCAGTACTACGTGGTGGCCCACGGCTGGGAAGGCTCGGAAAACCAGTACGACATCTGCATCGACTACACGAGCACCAGCAAGACCACGAACGGGTGCCCGGCCCCATGA